In one window of Pseudobacteriovorax antillogorgiicola DNA:
- a CDS encoding 3-deoxy-D-manno-octulosonic acid transferase: MEPLLIFLYSCVMTPLGRLISWLGVRVASLRAQCLGRFLSKSEREVLREQCHGRRTFLVFASSAGEYEQALPLVKRFEADHPDLLPVLIFFSESGVTFAKSQGESRLFCKAPWDDYFAWRLLLKAIEPQFTIVVRYELWPNFLYQAKSYGPVYLVNGVESPRVSRNRLVRLVKRRLIAGIDRIFVVGSRDQDFFLETLGASREQIVVTGDTKYDRVRERAEERQAKLSDIQGRLNQSWPRRNCFILGSAWHKDVQLGFDSFKKCGKTQQWRLIVAPHDISSDMLAWVESQAKACDIQLCKFTQLDQLASHHDGILVDVIGVLPELYGCAELAMVGGAMHHRVHNVLEPAVRGLYLCFGPLYHTSKEAEALVSEQLAKVVTNSKELTDWWQSLSIDVGDRFEQLVEHVNRMTGASDRIKDEIEKRTKISG, from the coding sequence ATGGAACCACTTCTCATATTTCTATACTCATGCGTAATGACACCTCTTGGCAGGCTGATATCCTGGCTCGGAGTGCGGGTAGCTTCGTTGCGGGCCCAGTGTTTGGGGCGCTTTTTATCTAAATCTGAGAGGGAGGTACTCAGGGAACAGTGTCACGGGCGTCGAACCTTCCTAGTATTCGCCAGCTCTGCTGGTGAATACGAGCAGGCTCTACCCTTAGTCAAGCGTTTCGAGGCGGATCATCCAGACCTCTTGCCTGTCTTGATATTTTTTTCGGAAAGTGGTGTCACATTTGCTAAGAGTCAAGGAGAGTCGCGTCTCTTTTGTAAGGCTCCTTGGGATGATTACTTTGCCTGGCGCTTGCTCTTGAAGGCTATCGAGCCGCAGTTCACCATTGTCGTCCGCTACGAATTGTGGCCGAACTTCCTCTATCAAGCCAAGAGCTACGGTCCTGTATACCTGGTTAATGGTGTGGAAAGTCCCAGAGTCAGTCGCAATCGTTTGGTTCGACTGGTTAAGCGGCGATTGATTGCAGGGATTGATAGAATTTTTGTGGTGGGATCTCGGGATCAGGACTTCTTCTTAGAAACCTTAGGCGCCAGCAGAGAGCAGATTGTGGTGACAGGTGATACTAAGTACGATCGGGTCCGAGAGCGAGCCGAAGAACGACAAGCCAAGTTGAGTGACATTCAAGGACGCCTCAACCAGAGCTGGCCAAGACGAAATTGCTTTATTCTAGGCAGTGCTTGGCATAAGGATGTGCAGCTGGGGTTTGATAGCTTTAAAAAATGTGGGAAAACCCAACAATGGCGGCTTATTGTGGCCCCACATGATATATCGTCAGACATGCTTGCGTGGGTTGAGTCTCAGGCCAAAGCTTGTGATATCCAGCTCTGCAAATTTACCCAATTGGATCAACTGGCCTCACATCATGATGGTATTCTTGTCGATGTGATCGGGGTGCTGCCGGAGCTATATGGTTGCGCCGAGCTAGCCATGGTAGGTGGAGCCATGCATCATCGTGTACATAATGTACTCGAACCTGCTGTACGAGGCCTGTATCTTTGTTTCGGACCTCTGTATCATACCAGTAAGGAGGCTGAAGCTCTTGTCAGCGAACAACTTGCCAAAGTAGTTACAAATTCTAAGGAACTGACTGACTGGTGGCAGTCTCTCTCGATTGATGTCGGTGATCGCTTCGAACAGCTAGTGGAACATGTAAACAGAATGACTGGAGCGAGTGACCGCATCAAAGACGAAATTGAAAAAAGGACGAAAATAAGTGGATAA
- a CDS encoding glycosyltransferase family 9 protein has protein sequence MLNPSPTPPAVKVAIFRSTSIGDVVLATACIDLLGSLSAPVELTWIGRSPSLQLIASAYPGVKTVEVNPEQSNYVEEVVEAVKGVHLVVDLQMSIRSRAICRSIQKTYGIQIFNCHKKSLKRGQMVVAARLRGRRNSLPTDYQKAEKYQYDMMSTALRLALRSHLPVELYDGIKSYQARPKLPTSHDDGQRPWQKELKFGHWIAIAPGASHEAKRAPEDLFVDILNYLRHHLESDGLAEKSLGLLFVGNEDDRGRALTIVDKLRWKAPVLNLAGKLSLWESALAIKECSIILSNDSSLCHIGEALDVPSAVLFGPTVEAFGFPPWQASSRAFSAPLGCRPCSKHGKADCRFGDKLCFSLLPAADIASHVYDVIQPNLQDSQLPK, from the coding sequence TTGTTAAATCCATCACCAACTCCGCCAGCAGTAAAAGTAGCGATTTTTCGAAGCACAAGCATTGGTGATGTGGTGTTAGCGACCGCCTGTATCGACCTATTGGGCTCTCTGTCCGCACCAGTAGAATTGACTTGGATTGGCCGGAGCCCATCCTTGCAGCTGATCGCATCAGCCTATCCCGGAGTGAAGACTGTGGAGGTCAACCCGGAGCAATCAAACTATGTGGAAGAGGTGGTAGAAGCCGTCAAGGGAGTTCACTTAGTCGTAGACTTACAGATGAGTATTCGCTCTCGTGCGATTTGTCGATCTATCCAGAAAACTTATGGTATTCAGATATTTAACTGCCATAAAAAGAGCCTTAAACGCGGGCAAATGGTTGTGGCAGCCCGGCTCCGTGGCCGTCGGAACTCCTTGCCTACAGATTACCAAAAGGCTGAAAAATATCAGTATGACATGATGAGTACAGCTCTCCGACTCGCGTTGCGGTCCCATCTGCCTGTGGAGTTGTACGATGGAATCAAGTCCTACCAAGCTCGTCCCAAGTTGCCCACATCTCATGACGATGGCCAAAGACCCTGGCAAAAGGAACTGAAGTTTGGCCATTGGATTGCTATAGCGCCAGGAGCGTCTCACGAGGCAAAACGGGCACCAGAGGACTTGTTTGTCGATATCTTGAATTACCTACGCCATCATTTGGAGTCCGATGGGCTTGCTGAGAAGTCCTTAGGTTTGCTCTTTGTTGGCAATGAGGATGATCGCGGTCGGGCGTTGACGATTGTGGATAAGCTGCGTTGGAAGGCCCCTGTTTTAAACCTGGCTGGTAAGCTATCCTTATGGGAGTCAGCCCTTGCCATCAAGGAGTGCTCGATCATCTTGAGTAATGACTCCTCTTTGTGTCATATCGGTGAGGCCTTGGACGTTCCTAGTGCAGTCTTGTTTGGACCTACTGTCGAGGCGTTTGGTTTTCCTCCTTGGCAAGCTAGTAGCCGTGCATTTTCCGCCCCATTGGGGTGCAGGCCGTGCTCGAAACATGGCAAAGCTGATTGCCGCTTTGGTGATAAGTTGTGCTTTAGCCTTCTCCCTGCCGCAGATATCGCGTCTCACGTCTATGATGTGATTCAGCCGAATCTTCAAGATTCACAATTGCCGAAATAG
- a CDS encoding SH3 domain-containing protein, which produces MILHLEILKRRLRGLSLVFPVFLCHCTSTPKTTPPVASKTIPFDSSDWLSENIPETIPFDTKILPVFQVSRRFAELRQGPGLEFPLLDKPLKQGELAIRLYRFQYWYKVVSPESGAKGWVHRKTLSKAKGVKKHIKLSSQALPNVFVSKPGAALYDYQSKKKIDVSLPAGYRFKALNHKGPFVLIYLPKTHSVAWIKRGHIR; this is translated from the coding sequence ATGATTCTTCATCTGGAAATTCTGAAACGCCGTCTCAGGGGACTTAGCCTTGTCTTCCCGGTCTTTCTTTGCCATTGCACATCGACTCCAAAAACAACTCCACCTGTCGCTTCCAAAACGATCCCTTTCGACAGTAGCGACTGGCTCTCAGAAAATATTCCTGAAACTATTCCTTTCGACACGAAAATCTTACCTGTTTTCCAAGTCAGCCGCCGCTTTGCAGAACTCCGCCAAGGCCCAGGTTTAGAGTTTCCCTTGCTTGATAAACCACTCAAGCAAGGTGAGCTAGCAATCCGACTCTATCGATTTCAATATTGGTATAAAGTCGTCTCCCCGGAGTCTGGTGCCAAGGGTTGGGTTCATAGAAAAACTCTTTCCAAAGCAAAAGGTGTAAAAAAACACATCAAACTTTCGTCTCAAGCCCTTCCAAACGTTTTCGTTAGCAAGCCGGGGGCCGCACTCTATGACTACCAATCTAAGAAAAAAATCGATGTATCTTTACCAGCTGGCTATCGGTTTAAAGCTCTTAACCATAAAGGACCGTTCGTACTTATATATTTACCCAAAACCCATTCTGTGGCTTGGATCAAACGGGGGCATATTCGATGA
- a CDS encoding PEGA domain-containing protein has protein sequence MTYKSIYSLTILILISSCKKTSVPINVTIRAVNERKKPITNAQVYVNKSFEGRSNSQGYLVFQKEFEPGERVFFEVRKESKNLYYAPYYENLVLSEDKKDLSIKAILYSVPKPGIEKSDEDSSEPLSSEDNPSTQEDISDENLVATDPESSLQVTDRPENQEKSSDLASEQTIESLEKQDPKRESPELSIATPVIANEEAGSEKKALPDTEILAPASNLATTSPPVLTFYVRGKGEPVSQAHIFYGLKKRGQLKEACITNKMGRCQLRGGFEPGVQYSYLVRKRDYISSLGETTFDNNGKIHRDLKPGHSIDVFALTNHYSYRRGLTKVTITIDKKKVGETDEFGFFSTTYRGKRGDLIEIGLKTRQHLPQDFETDYIVGGNVSLVKYFSPISPEPVRIATMPAQIAGRLQGKTLSTFTGNLDQHLKSSLKRHFFNSASFAAVNNELMLKKTDTSKMLRKIRGGWNDDEAKSEIDAVLLPTVVVHSPMTLELSLIDSSGTVLAAGKESFDSFSDRKAIQKSVEMLSKKILRRFPFEGSITDESEGLFTINLGFGEGHSVKPGDKFDVYGLQSDLKGQKKRHARIGSLEATQVREYSSRAKVLHTEARSIIDIGDQVVFRRHQGESGNKMTFAVTDPDQNRDLSQANIYFQGEWIGATDEDGRLLSSNHKTGRGLLKVIKHGYETFQKETKLGRTGKVEIPLKRVSAYLRIDTEPQNLSVFIDKKFVGKTPFEKPVAVPSGFVKLEILGEGGLKNFKQVLELEEGTLDLTGDRKITMEKDFRSKATQHVNSGRFQEAVQLLEEVPPQHSDYLHAQHQAGVIYMTLLNQAAKAAAAFHRVTNHPEVKSYRDKRFIGSHINEGVSLYLTGQSLLKEGNEDAAAPHFRKAIEVLTQAEPHIRFIKKVDYQQAFDNLFYYTAISHQELWSLTQETQHLQGAETHWRQLLANRQPEESKTPMIKNANVYLKQLEVALNRTKRQNL, from the coding sequence ATGACGTATAAATCCATTTATTCCCTGACAATACTGATCCTAATCAGTTCATGTAAGAAAACATCAGTCCCCATTAACGTCACCATTAGGGCTGTTAACGAGCGTAAAAAACCGATTACCAATGCCCAAGTATATGTAAACAAATCCTTTGAAGGCCGCAGCAATTCCCAAGGATATTTGGTCTTTCAAAAAGAATTCGAACCTGGTGAACGAGTTTTCTTCGAAGTTCGCAAAGAAAGTAAAAACCTCTATTACGCTCCTTACTACGAAAATCTGGTTCTATCGGAAGATAAAAAAGATCTCAGCATCAAAGCCATTCTTTATTCGGTACCTAAGCCAGGGATTGAGAAATCAGATGAAGACTCATCTGAACCTCTCTCTTCTGAAGACAATCCATCTACTCAAGAAGATATTTCTGACGAGAACCTAGTTGCGACCGATCCAGAAAGCTCGCTCCAAGTTACTGACAGGCCTGAAAATCAGGAGAAATCGTCAGATCTCGCTAGTGAGCAAACTATTGAAAGTCTAGAGAAACAAGACCCTAAGAGGGAATCCCCCGAATTAAGCATCGCTACCCCAGTCATAGCAAATGAAGAGGCTGGTTCTGAGAAAAAGGCTCTGCCTGACACTGAGATTCTAGCTCCAGCATCAAACTTAGCAACCACAAGCCCTCCCGTGCTTACCTTCTATGTTAGAGGCAAAGGTGAACCAGTTTCACAGGCTCATATCTTCTATGGCCTCAAAAAACGCGGCCAACTCAAGGAGGCTTGCATCACCAATAAAATGGGGCGCTGCCAGCTACGTGGCGGGTTTGAACCTGGGGTTCAATACTCGTACCTCGTTCGCAAACGAGACTATATTAGCTCTCTTGGTGAGACGACTTTCGACAACAACGGTAAAATTCACCGTGATTTGAAGCCAGGCCATAGTATTGATGTTTTTGCTCTCACAAACCACTATAGTTATCGACGCGGTCTAACTAAGGTCACTATCACTATTGACAAGAAAAAAGTTGGTGAAACCGATGAGTTTGGCTTCTTTTCAACAACCTATCGTGGCAAACGAGGAGATTTAATCGAAATTGGCCTTAAGACTCGTCAGCACCTCCCTCAAGACTTTGAAACAGACTATATTGTGGGTGGCAACGTTTCCCTCGTAAAATACTTTAGCCCGATAAGCCCGGAACCAGTTCGCATAGCAACTATGCCAGCCCAGATTGCTGGACGACTGCAAGGCAAGACTCTATCAACGTTCACAGGTAATCTTGATCAACATCTCAAGTCGTCTTTAAAACGCCATTTCTTCAACTCAGCCTCATTCGCCGCGGTAAATAACGAACTGATGCTAAAAAAAACCGATACAAGTAAAATGCTACGTAAGATTCGAGGAGGTTGGAATGACGATGAAGCAAAGTCAGAAATAGATGCAGTACTGCTACCAACTGTAGTTGTTCATAGCCCGATGACTCTCGAATTATCACTTATCGATAGCTCAGGAACTGTACTTGCCGCGGGCAAAGAAAGTTTTGACAGCTTCAGTGATCGCAAGGCAATCCAAAAATCTGTTGAAATGCTGAGTAAAAAGATTCTACGACGTTTCCCATTTGAAGGTAGTATTACCGATGAGTCCGAAGGATTATTTACTATCAACCTCGGTTTTGGCGAAGGGCACTCGGTTAAACCGGGAGACAAATTTGATGTCTATGGTCTCCAGTCCGACCTAAAAGGCCAGAAGAAGCGTCATGCCCGTATCGGTAGCCTTGAAGCGACACAAGTTCGAGAATATAGCAGTCGCGCCAAAGTCTTGCATACCGAAGCACGGTCCATCATCGATATTGGTGATCAAGTGGTTTTTCGAAGGCATCAAGGGGAATCTGGAAACAAAATGACCTTCGCCGTTACCGATCCTGATCAAAATCGCGACCTTTCTCAAGCTAATATCTATTTCCAAGGCGAGTGGATCGGAGCAACCGATGAAGACGGCCGCCTTCTCAGCAGCAATCACAAAACAGGACGAGGATTGCTAAAGGTCATCAAGCATGGTTATGAAACCTTTCAGAAAGAAACCAAACTGGGGCGCACAGGCAAAGTTGAGATCCCTTTGAAGCGGGTGAGCGCATATCTTCGCATCGACACCGAACCTCAAAACTTAAGCGTGTTTATCGATAAGAAGTTTGTTGGAAAAACTCCCTTTGAGAAACCTGTGGCCGTACCCAGCGGCTTCGTCAAGCTCGAAATACTAGGAGAAGGAGGGCTCAAAAACTTCAAACAGGTTCTTGAGCTTGAAGAAGGCACGCTCGACCTTACAGGTGATCGAAAAATCACCATGGAGAAGGACTTTAGAAGTAAGGCAACCCAGCATGTGAACAGCGGTAGATTTCAGGAGGCCGTGCAACTTCTTGAAGAGGTTCCCCCACAACACTCTGACTATCTTCATGCCCAGCATCAGGCGGGCGTGATCTATATGACCCTACTCAATCAAGCAGCCAAAGCCGCTGCTGCCTTTCATCGCGTCACAAACCACCCAGAAGTAAAGTCTTATCGAGACAAGCGCTTCATCGGAAGCCACATCAATGAAGGAGTATCACTCTATCTAACAGGACAAAGCCTCCTCAAGGAGGGCAACGAAGACGCTGCTGCTCCACACTTTCGCAAAGCCATCGAGGTTCTAACCCAGGCTGAACCTCATATTCGCTTTATCAAGAAGGTCGACTACCAACAAGCATTCGACAATCTGTTCTACTATACTGCTATCAGTCACCAAGAACTTTGGTCTCTTACCCAGGAAACTCAGCATTTACAAGGCGCAGAAACCCACTGGCGACAACTACTCGCCAACCGTCAACCTGAAGAGAGCAAAACCCCTATGATCAAGAATGCCAATGTCTATCTAAAACAGCTTGAGGTCGCTCTCAACAGAACTAAGAGACAAAACCTATGA